In Brevibacillus brevis, a genomic segment contains:
- a CDS encoding ABC transporter ATP-binding protein gives MNQSPLAPMGVGKLLDRSFTVYRQHFGAFFLLALMLFGPFLLLQDLLVFDIGNLSFFMQDTDGSDFWESVASRFAGMDTEPTDKIGFLLLYLLVVLPVMGLGAYPQLVSSTLLMTRAAVEGQTLGIKAALKQSMGRFWPLVGATVVYSLVIVGIVLAFVLLFGLLALIVTLISGESLGSIFDGDDAVVSALFIMLFIVAYLIFIVLIMLVPGFFMLRWGFYLPYVLLEGGGVPLGKSWNLTKGNFWRLFGLYVVLVVLYSVFSGGVQVAVYGLLGASILSQLLMLLFSCVLMPWMMIVYSLAYLDLRVRKDGTDLMAMLEKQAGHETATPHVEEGPGVSHE, from the coding sequence ATGAATCAATCGCCGCTCGCTCCCATGGGAGTAGGAAAGCTGCTGGACCGCAGCTTCACAGTCTATCGTCAGCATTTCGGCGCTTTTTTTCTATTGGCGCTGATGCTGTTCGGTCCGTTTTTGCTGTTGCAGGATTTGCTCGTCTTTGATATCGGAAACCTGTCGTTCTTCATGCAGGATACAGACGGTTCCGACTTTTGGGAATCGGTAGCAAGCCGGTTTGCCGGAATGGATACTGAACCGACGGACAAAATCGGCTTTCTCTTGTTGTATTTGCTGGTTGTTTTGCCCGTCATGGGGCTTGGCGCCTACCCGCAGCTGGTGTCGTCGACTTTGCTCATGACCAGGGCTGCGGTAGAGGGGCAGACGCTGGGGATCAAGGCTGCGCTGAAACAGTCAATGGGACGTTTTTGGCCGCTTGTCGGGGCGACGGTTGTGTACTCGCTCGTCATCGTGGGCATCGTGCTCGCATTCGTGCTTCTGTTCGGCTTGCTCGCGCTGATCGTTACGCTCATTTCCGGCGAATCTTTGGGGAGCATTTTCGACGGCGACGACGCAGTCGTGTCGGCCCTGTTTATCATGCTTTTCATTGTGGCTTACCTGATTTTCATTGTGCTGATCATGCTCGTTCCCGGCTTTTTCATGCTTCGCTGGGGGTTCTATCTGCCGTACGTCCTGCTGGAAGGAGGAGGCGTGCCGCTCGGAAAGAGCTGGAACCTGACAAAAGGGAACTTTTGGCGGCTGTTCGGCCTCTATGTGGTCTTGGTGGTACTCTACTCCGTCTTTTCCGGCGGGGTTCAGGTGGCGGTTTACGGACTATTGGGAGCGTCTATCCTCAGCCAATTGCTGATGCTCCTCTTTTCCTGCGTGCTCATGCCGTGGATGATGATCGTCTACTCGCTGGCTTATCTCGATTTGCGGGTGCGCAAAGACGGTACGGATCTGATGGCTATGCTGGAAAAGCAGGCTGGACACGAGACGGCGACACCGCATGTAGAGGAAGGGCCGGGAGTTTCCCATGAGTAG
- a CDS encoding DUF58 domain-containing protein, translating into MTTSSMKRWPPFRFLADWLQDRFVLPTGRLLLLALLGVPVAVAGQIMGAGYQAFWLYNGLLAVISLVDWLTMPRRSDLSVERTMPEQVDLGKPFSVEIALENKSGFALSYSILDDLPLSFAEAGPVVGKLASGKEIRSYTTAGKERGRYPFAWLYVRWCGPVGLWWRQSRFAAGQSVCVYPDMSAVRGYLASLQGSLIVDGKKLVRRAHAGSEFHAIREYSYDDDPRTINWSASARTRKLMTNQYRPEQGKVVTILLDCGRLMGVEWDGRTRLDATLESAMTLAAVALRQGDQVALLVYSHEIKTYIPPGKGMPHLHTLLEATFDLRSEFVESDPAKAMEFLLRKQKKRSLIALFSDMENYLVEDQLGGHLWRLRRSHLLLLLSLADPLLHEWSGQETRSSRIAYVKSLAQRFQLDRRAFQQKMTGAGIQVLDVPADQLTLAVVNTYLDIKAREAL; encoded by the coding sequence GTGACCACATCATCGATGAAACGTTGGCCGCCATTCCGGTTCCTCGCTGATTGGCTGCAGGACCGCTTCGTCCTGCCGACGGGACGGCTCCTTCTGCTCGCGCTGCTCGGCGTACCCGTCGCTGTCGCCGGACAAATCATGGGAGCAGGCTACCAGGCGTTTTGGCTGTACAACGGCTTGCTCGCAGTCATCAGCCTGGTCGATTGGCTGACGATGCCCAGACGGTCTGATCTTTCCGTCGAAAGGACGATGCCGGAACAGGTGGATCTGGGGAAGCCCTTTTCCGTCGAGATTGCGCTGGAGAACAAAAGCGGATTCGCTCTTTCCTATTCCATCCTGGATGATCTGCCGCTTTCCTTTGCGGAAGCGGGCCCGGTAGTAGGGAAGCTGGCAAGCGGAAAGGAGATTCGCTCCTATACGACGGCCGGGAAGGAGCGAGGGCGCTACCCGTTCGCATGGCTATATGTGCGCTGGTGCGGGCCCGTCGGCTTGTGGTGGAGGCAGAGCCGCTTTGCCGCCGGTCAGTCCGTGTGTGTCTATCCCGACATGTCCGCCGTACGCGGCTATCTGGCGTCGCTGCAAGGCAGCCTGATCGTCGACGGGAAAAAGCTCGTCCGCAGGGCGCATGCCGGTTCTGAATTCCATGCCATCCGGGAGTACAGCTACGACGACGATCCGCGGACGATCAACTGGTCGGCGTCCGCCCGCACGCGCAAGCTCATGACCAACCAGTACCGGCCGGAGCAGGGAAAAGTGGTGACCATCCTCCTGGACTGCGGAAGGCTGATGGGAGTGGAGTGGGACGGACGCACTCGACTGGATGCGACGCTCGAATCCGCCATGACGCTGGCGGCTGTGGCTTTGCGCCAAGGCGATCAGGTCGCGCTCTTGGTCTACTCCCACGAGATCAAGACGTACATCCCGCCGGGAAAGGGCATGCCCCATCTGCACACATTGCTGGAGGCGACCTTCGATCTGCGCAGCGAATTCGTGGAATCCGATCCGGCCAAAGCCATGGAGTTTCTGCTGCGCAAGCAAAAGAAAAGGAGCCTGATCGCGCTTTTTTCCGATATGGAGAACTACCTGGTGGAGGATCAGCTGGGCGGCCACTTATGGAGGCTGCGGCGCTCTCACCTCTTGCTTCTGCTCAGTTTGGCAGATCCGCTGCTGCACGAATGGAGCGGTCAGGAGACGCGGAGCAGTCGAATCGCGTATGTCAAATCGCTCGCGCAACGGTTCCAGCTGGACCGCCGAGCTTTTCAACAAAAAATGACCGGCGCGGGCATCCAGGTGTTGGACGTTCCGGCCGATCAATTGACGCTCGCTGTCGTGAACACTTATTTGGACATCAAAGCGAGAGAAGCGCTGTGA
- a CDS encoding DUF4350 domain-containing protein produces the protein MDSLRTYRVGIAAAIVLLLLCGWMLVQPQAKSGPPYLSSSTAPDGMKALILLLEEKGHQVKEWRQPMRALPATGGQALMMVEPWGLTEREQSELLDWVKRGNELLLFEQEPGEWGDLPFETKLTGEKEGHESRIVGPLLDQELTGTAQTQWRLDDAPDQEALISDDLGVLAARTAYGEGNVSLFLVSDWLTNEGVLQKGHFEAVWPYVQGKESVLWVDEYHHGLQDRPSWLAVYPGWLIAGCLQLALVLLLWIWWRGKRFGPVYTLREWTVRRGDETLLAVSSWYEHKNLARDALLHREAFLRQRLYDRWGVHRRAEYGEILSLARTKWSEADVGRLRSVLEALEKAKTDRRYTSKRLLQDSLLIDDVIQRLEKE, from the coding sequence ATGGATAGCTTGCGCACCTACCGCGTAGGCATCGCAGCCGCCATCGTGCTTCTGCTCTTGTGTGGGTGGATGCTGGTGCAGCCGCAAGCGAAAAGCGGGCCCCCGTACCTCTCGTCTTCAACCGCGCCGGATGGCATGAAGGCGCTGATTTTGCTGCTCGAGGAGAAAGGACACCAGGTGAAAGAGTGGAGACAGCCGATGCGCGCCCTGCCGGCAACGGGCGGGCAGGCCCTGATGATGGTCGAGCCGTGGGGACTGACGGAGCGCGAACAATCCGAGCTGCTGGACTGGGTCAAGCGCGGTAACGAACTGCTGCTTTTTGAACAAGAGCCCGGCGAATGGGGGGATCTGCCCTTCGAGACGAAACTGACCGGAGAAAAGGAAGGGCATGAGAGCCGTATCGTCGGCCCGCTGCTGGATCAGGAGTTGACGGGAACGGCACAGACACAGTGGAGACTGGATGATGCCCCGGACCAAGAGGCGTTGATCTCCGACGACTTGGGCGTGCTCGCGGCGCGGACCGCGTATGGTGAGGGGAATGTCAGTCTCTTTCTGGTATCGGACTGGCTGACCAACGAGGGCGTTTTGCAGAAAGGCCATTTCGAGGCGGTCTGGCCGTACGTGCAAGGAAAGGAATCCGTTCTGTGGGTGGATGAATACCACCACGGATTGCAAGACAGGCCAAGCTGGCTTGCCGTTTACCCAGGCTGGCTCATCGCGGGCTGCCTGCAGCTGGCGCTCGTGCTGCTGCTCTGGATCTGGTGGAGGGGAAAGCGGTTCGGTCCCGTATATACACTGCGAGAATGGACGGTACGGCGTGGAGACGAAACCTTGCTCGCCGTGTCGAGCTGGTATGAACACAAGAATCTCGCACGGGACGCGCTGTTGCACAGGGAAGCGTTTTTGCGACAGCGGCTGTACGATCGCTGGGGAGTTCACCGGCGGGCGGAGTACGGCGAGATCCTTTCGCTCGCCCGGACCAAATGGAGTGAAGCTGACGTCGGCCGCTTGCGGAGCGTATTGGAAGCATTGGAGAAGGCAAAGACAGACAGGCGCTACACATCCAAGCGGCTGCTTCAAGACAGCCTCTTGATCGACGATGTCATCCAGCGCCTGGAAAAGGAGTGA
- a CDS encoding glycosyltransferase family 4 protein, with protein sequence MKVVMICTEKLPVPPVRGGAIQTYISGIVDVLGRHHDVTVLGTTDPSLPMEEKIRNVRYVRVNGQGVFETYAEEVVQFLRNQSYDIIHVFNRPRLVPLIREVAPRARIILSMHNDMFDQAKINPAEAAVAIAETERIITISDYVGRVIQSLYPEAAPKLRTIYSGVDLQTFVPWEGSQAARKIRQELRSMHNLGNRQVILFVGRLTPKKGADILVRAMNDLQKHHSNIALVLVGGSWYGVDKVSDYVAYVRSLADRSPIPVITTGYVSSEQIHQWFWAGDIFVCPSQWEEPLARVHYEAMAAGLPFVTTKRGGNAEVIIGNNGLLVEEPENPQSFSTQLNKLLSSRDLQRQMGAVGRRLAEERFTWDRVARDVLQVWGGSRR encoded by the coding sequence ATGAAGGTAGTCATGATCTGTACAGAAAAATTGCCCGTCCCTCCAGTCCGCGGCGGCGCTATCCAGACCTATATATCAGGGATCGTCGACGTTCTTGGCAGACATCACGATGTAACCGTATTGGGAACGACAGACCCTTCGCTTCCGATGGAAGAGAAGATTCGCAATGTGCGCTATGTGAGGGTTAACGGGCAGGGCGTATTTGAGACGTATGCGGAAGAAGTCGTGCAATTTTTGCGCAATCAATCGTACGACATCATCCACGTGTTTAACCGTCCGCGGCTGGTGCCGCTGATTCGCGAAGTGGCTCCCAGGGCGCGCATCATTCTCAGCATGCACAACGACATGTTCGACCAGGCGAAAATCAATCCGGCGGAAGCGGCCGTGGCCATCGCCGAGACGGAACGGATCATTACGATCAGCGATTATGTGGGACGCGTGATTCAGTCCCTCTACCCGGAAGCGGCTCCCAAGCTGCGAACGATTTACTCCGGGGTCGATTTGCAGACATTTGTTCCGTGGGAAGGGTCGCAAGCGGCGCGGAAAATCCGCCAGGAATTGCGATCCATGCACAACTTGGGGAACAGACAGGTGATCTTGTTCGTGGGCAGGCTGACTCCGAAAAAGGGAGCAGATATCCTGGTACGGGCGATGAACGACTTGCAAAAGCATCATTCCAATATCGCGCTCGTCCTTGTAGGCGGATCGTGGTATGGGGTGGACAAAGTCAGCGACTATGTGGCGTATGTTCGTTCCCTTGCTGACCGTTCACCGATTCCGGTCATTACGACGGGCTATGTGAGCTCGGAACAAATCCATCAGTGGTTCTGGGCAGGCGATATATTCGTATGCCCTTCCCAGTGGGAGGAGCCGCTGGCCAGGGTGCACTACGAGGCGATGGCCGCAGGATTGCCATTTGTCACGACCAAACGGGGAGGAAATGCGGAGGTCATCATCGGGAACAACGGGCTCTTGGTCGAAGAGCCGGAAAATCCGCAGTCTTTTTCCACCCAGCTCAACAAGCTGCTCTCCAGTAGGGATTTGCAAAGACAGATGGGGGCAGTGGGGAGGAGACTGGCAGAAGAGAGGTTCACCTGGGACCGTGTGGCGAGGGACGTACTGCAGGTTTGGGGCGGTTCGCGGAGGTAA
- a CDS encoding beta-eliminating lyase-related protein: protein MELSKKLREAYKACAHQVPGNGPRNIGVLKQAFAEIDAGLESDTYGKGPVIEDFENKMAGVLGKEKAVFFPSGTMAQQIAMRIWCDELSLHKVAYHPLCHLEIHEEDGLKKLHRIESVLLADKNRLITLADVQELGSDVACLLLELPQREIGGELPEFDELVAISDYCREEGIKLHMDGARLFEVLPYYQKTAAEVCQLFDSVYISLYKGVGGIAGAILAGSEPFAKEAFIWKRRHGGDLISLYPYILSADYSFEKRRDRFPAYLNGARELAAMYNGCHGVRTRPLVPVSNMFHVHFPLPKEKIEPVFLAVVEETGVGLTAVVYAVDEESSYFEISIGDNYGTIPKEKLQQAFSLLDEKMEVTLR from the coding sequence ATGGAACTGTCGAAGAAGTTGAGGGAAGCCTACAAGGCATGCGCGCATCAAGTTCCGGGAAACGGACCGAGAAACATTGGGGTGCTCAAGCAGGCATTTGCAGAGATCGACGCCGGCCTGGAGAGTGACACGTACGGAAAAGGCCCCGTCATCGAGGATTTCGAAAACAAAATGGCGGGCGTTCTCGGGAAAGAGAAAGCCGTGTTTTTCCCGAGCGGCACGATGGCCCAGCAGATTGCCATGCGCATTTGGTGCGACGAGCTTTCCTTGCACAAGGTGGCCTATCATCCGCTTTGCCATTTGGAAATCCATGAAGAGGACGGTCTGAAGAAGCTTCACCGGATCGAATCCGTATTGCTCGCCGACAAGAACCGGTTGATTACATTGGCGGATGTTCAGGAGCTGGGCTCCGACGTTGCTTGCTTGCTGCTCGAGCTTCCCCAACGGGAAATCGGTGGAGAATTGCCGGAATTTGATGAATTGGTCGCGATCTCCGACTATTGCCGCGAGGAAGGGATCAAGCTGCATATGGACGGGGCACGCCTTTTTGAGGTCCTTCCCTACTATCAAAAGACGGCAGCGGAGGTGTGCCAGCTCTTTGACAGCGTGTACATCTCTTTGTACAAAGGAGTCGGCGGCATTGCCGGGGCGATTCTCGCGGGAAGCGAGCCGTTCGCCAAGGAAGCGTTCATCTGGAAGCGTCGTCACGGAGGAGACCTGATCAGCCTGTATCCGTACATTCTGAGCGCTGACTATTCCTTCGAGAAAAGGCGGGACCGCTTCCCGGCTTATTTAAACGGTGCAAGAGAGCTGGCGGCAATGTACAACGGCTGCCACGGCGTGCGGACCCGACCGCTCGTACCGGTGTCAAACATGTTTCACGTTCATTTTCCGCTCCCGAAAGAGAAAATCGAGCCTGTCTTCCTGGCAGTAGTGGAGGAAACAGGGGTAGGCTTGACAGCTGTCGTCTACGCCGTGGATGAGGAAAGCAGCTACTTCGAAATCAGCATCGGGGACAATTACGGGACCATTCCGAAAGAGAAGCTGCAGCAAGCATTTTCACTGCTGGATGAAAAAATGGAAGTCACGCTACGCTAA
- a CDS encoding stage II sporulation protein M: protein MDITSFWHKHKTSWSELEQLVERFGRQPRTISAADIDRLTLLYKKVSAHLAYIRTFHPGDEVTLYLNQLVSRAHNLTYRQQSGSFQQLRHFFGSYLFSLVQKRSGFIGIAAFLFLLGAIFGFAAVMADPLNIYAVLPQGMAEQFDPAQLGKGHDDINSPVISTLIMTNNMKVAILAFVSGITLGIFPIYLLLFNGLLVGALAALYAQAGNSYAFWAYILPHGVIELTAIFIAGGAGLHMGYRLLVPGRFARKHQFLEAAKESAQLLLATLPLFVIAGIIEGFITPSGLSLETKYGVALATLLILGGWYGWGLKRQRSAHSASLALMSK, encoded by the coding sequence TTGGATATTACCTCATTTTGGCACAAACACAAAACCTCGTGGTCGGAGCTCGAGCAGTTGGTGGAGCGCTTTGGACGGCAGCCGCGCACGATCAGCGCTGCCGATATCGACAGACTCACCCTGCTGTACAAAAAAGTGTCCGCCCACCTCGCCTACATCCGCACCTTTCACCCTGGTGACGAGGTGACGCTCTATCTCAATCAGCTCGTTTCGCGGGCGCACAATCTCACGTACAGGCAGCAATCAGGCAGCTTTCAGCAGCTTCGCCACTTTTTTGGCAGCTACCTGTTTTCGCTGGTGCAGAAGCGGTCGGGGTTCATCGGCATCGCCGCCTTTCTGTTCCTGCTCGGAGCGATTTTTGGCTTCGCAGCTGTCATGGCGGATCCGCTGAATATCTACGCCGTCCTGCCCCAGGGCATGGCCGAGCAATTCGACCCGGCCCAACTGGGAAAGGGGCATGACGATATCAATAGCCCCGTGATCTCTACCCTGATCATGACGAACAACATGAAGGTCGCGATCTTGGCCTTCGTGAGCGGCATTACACTGGGGATCTTCCCGATCTACCTGCTCCTGTTCAACGGCCTTCTCGTCGGTGCTCTCGCCGCCCTCTATGCGCAGGCCGGCAACAGCTACGCTTTCTGGGCGTACATCCTCCCGCACGGCGTCATCGAACTGACGGCCATCTTCATCGCGGGAGGCGCCGGGCTGCACATGGGCTACCGCCTGCTCGTGCCGGGACGCTTTGCCCGAAAACACCAGTTTCTGGAGGCTGCCAAAGAGTCAGCCCAGCTGCTGCTGGCGACCCTCCCCCTCTTTGTGATAGCGGGGATCATCGAAGGATTCATCACGCCTTCCGGGCTCTCCCTGGAGACAAAATACGGTGTCGCTCTCGCCACCCTGCTAATCCTCGGAGGGTGGTACGGGTGGGGATTGAAGCGCCAGCGCTCCGCTCACAGCGCTTCTCTCGCTTTGATGTCCAAATAA
- a CDS encoding RDD family protein produces the protein MNDPIKLPTNRETSVVTPEHVMLRFQTAGLGSRAAAQLIDTVLLSLVNLTVFVLFILVEIGKSNWFLETETDSEKWAMAIVVLFVFVFNFGYFLVLESFWSGQTVGKRLMGLRVIRDNGQPVTFLASAIRNLFRIVDGLPTGYFLGAIVSFFHPQDKRIGDLVAGTVVVSEGGAKNGLRNKPSTHLSHAGMVSTSLTLDERQKQKFTREDWQLLTSFLERMKSLSPDKRKELASQLVNLYTTKLELAVDRQELADPVAFLQQLHQVLRQEWQLGAR, from the coding sequence ATGAATGATCCGATAAAGTTGCCGACAAACCGGGAGACATCCGTCGTGACCCCTGAGCATGTCATGCTCCGCTTCCAGACTGCTGGCTTGGGGAGCCGCGCAGCCGCCCAGCTCATTGACACCGTATTGCTGTCCTTGGTTAATCTTACTGTATTTGTGCTTTTTATCCTAGTTGAAATTGGAAAAAGCAACTGGTTTTTGGAAACGGAAACCGATTCCGAAAAATGGGCGATGGCCATCGTCGTTCTGTTTGTCTTTGTCTTCAACTTCGGGTACTTTCTCGTCCTGGAATCGTTTTGGTCGGGACAGACCGTGGGCAAGCGGTTGATGGGGCTGCGAGTCATCCGGGACAACGGGCAGCCCGTCACGTTTTTAGCCTCTGCCATTCGCAATCTGTTCCGAATCGTGGATGGACTGCCGACCGGATACTTTCTCGGGGCGATCGTATCTTTTTTTCACCCCCAGGATAAGCGGATCGGCGACCTCGTCGCGGGCACCGTCGTCGTGTCCGAAGGAGGGGCGAAAAATGGGCTTCGAAACAAACCAAGTACGCATCTGTCGCATGCAGGCATGGTGAGCACGAGCCTGACGCTCGATGAACGCCAAAAACAAAAGTTTACCCGGGAGGACTGGCAACTGCTGACTTCTTTCCTAGAAAGGATGAAGTCCCTTTCCCCGGACAAGCGAAAAGAACTGGCAAGCCAATTGGTAAACCTGTACACAACCAAGCTGGAGCTGGCGGTCGATCGGCAGGAGCTGGCAGACCCGGTGGCTTTCCTGCAGCAGCTTCATCAGGTGCTGCGGCAGGAGTGGCAGCTCGGCGCGCGTTGA
- a CDS encoding DUF4129 domain-containing protein: MSSGSPWAQDKEQLKEILSRDEFSHHGEQGESWLRQAMDQFLEKLLGLFQRGHLPEGTSSTVSTIILAAAAIGLIVLVFWLARRLGREQRYRQPLFSGTEKVHSYADYLREAKELGQRKQWREGERSLFLALLVYMQEKGWLRVEPWKTNWEYAEEIHYHKPGESDVFRTHAQAFERVWYGQSAVSEEHFWERWNALKEYFREVREDG; the protein is encoded by the coding sequence ATGAGTAGCGGAAGTCCTTGGGCACAGGACAAGGAACAGCTGAAGGAAATCTTGTCCAGGGACGAGTTTTCCCACCACGGGGAACAGGGGGAAAGCTGGCTCCGCCAAGCCATGGACCAGTTCCTGGAAAAGCTGCTCGGGCTCTTCCAACGGGGGCATCTTCCGGAGGGAACATCGAGCACCGTATCCACAATCATTCTTGCAGCAGCAGCGATCGGGCTGATCGTCCTGGTGTTCTGGCTGGCTCGCAGACTGGGGCGGGAGCAGAGGTACAGGCAGCCCCTCTTCTCGGGTACCGAAAAAGTGCACTCGTACGCGGATTATTTGCGGGAGGCAAAGGAGCTGGGCCAAAGGAAGCAATGGCGGGAAGGGGAACGCTCCTTGTTTCTCGCCCTTTTGGTTTACATGCAGGAAAAAGGCTGGCTTCGCGTCGAGCCCTGGAAGACAAACTGGGAGTACGCGGAAGAGATCCACTACCATAAGCCGGGCGAGAGCGATGTGTTTCGGACGCATGCCCAGGCTTTCGAGCGTGTATGGTACGGGCAGTCTGCCGTGAGCGAAGAGCACTTTTGGGAAAGATGGAATGCCCTGAAAGAGTATTTCCGGGAGGTGAGAGAGGATGGATAG
- a CDS encoding cation diffusion facilitator family transporter — protein MKYTDYHHLNHVKEQQTSKKTLWITLILTLFFTIVEIVGGLLSHSLALLSDSAHMIADVFALGLSMTAIYMAARKPNKRYTFGFLRFEIIASFLNGLALAVIAIGIFIEGIDRMIHPQDVKMGLMLGIASIGLVVNIVLTIVLGRSMREENNLNVKSALWHFIGDLLSSIGVIVSALLIHFTGYTLFDPVVSMVIGAIIFTGGAKIIRESLSVLMESVPEQFDLDQIRADLGSVEGVEDVHELHLWSISTEHYSLTAHVFVREDIQPYCVILGINHILKTKYGIEHSTVQIEHPTILDHGEYGKEFLLKHA, from the coding sequence ATGAAATACACGGACTATCATCATCTCAATCACGTGAAAGAGCAGCAAACGTCGAAGAAAACACTCTGGATCACGTTGATCTTGACACTGTTCTTCACTATCGTAGAAATCGTAGGGGGTCTCTTGTCCCATTCCCTCGCCCTGCTGTCCGACTCGGCTCACATGATCGCCGACGTCTTTGCCCTTGGCTTGAGCATGACCGCGATCTATATGGCCGCGCGAAAGCCGAACAAAAGGTACACGTTTGGATTCCTCCGTTTTGAAATTATTGCTTCGTTTTTAAACGGGTTGGCGCTGGCGGTGATCGCCATCGGAATTTTTATCGAAGGAATCGACCGGATGATTCATCCGCAGGACGTAAAGATGGGGTTGATGCTGGGGATCGCATCCATCGGTCTCGTGGTCAATATCGTGCTGACGATCGTGCTTGGCCGAAGTATGCGCGAGGAAAACAACCTGAATGTGAAAAGCGCGCTGTGGCACTTTATCGGGGACCTGCTCAGCTCCATCGGGGTCATCGTATCTGCGCTGCTCATTCACTTCACGGGCTACACCCTTTTTGATCCCGTGGTCAGCATGGTCATCGGAGCCATCATTTTTACGGGCGGAGCCAAAATCATTCGCGAGTCTTTGTCCGTATTGATGGAATCCGTGCCAGAGCAATTCGATCTGGATCAGATCCGGGCTGATCTGGGCAGCGTGGAAGGCGTAGAGGATGTGCATGAGCTCCATCTGTGGTCCATCTCGACAGAGCACTATTCCTTGACCGCACACGTGTTTGTGCGGGAAGACATCCAGCCGTACTGCGTCATTTTGGGAATCAACCACATCTTGAAGACAAAGTACGGAATCGAACACTCCACCGTCCAGATCGAACACCCGACCATCCTGGACCACGGAGAGTACGGGAAAGAGTTTTTGCTGAAGCATGCGTAA
- a CDS encoding LysE family translocator, whose amino-acid sequence MDLSLLLSFLAVSVLLTLAPGPDILFVIAQSISHGRKAGISTALGLATGVIAHTTAAALGITAILYNSALAFHVVKYAGALYLLYLAYQAIKEGGSPLSTAVPQKQSALRLYRTGIFMNVLNPKVSLFFLAFLPQFITPGTGDEAFQMMILGIVFMVQTIILFSTVAVFAGMFGQKLLSKSSVGKYVNYGKAVLYAAIGIRIALSDS is encoded by the coding sequence ATGGATCTTAGCTTGCTCCTTTCCTTTTTGGCCGTATCGGTGCTCTTGACGCTGGCACCCGGCCCGGACATTTTATTCGTCATTGCGCAAAGCATCTCCCATGGGAGAAAAGCAGGCATTTCGACCGCTCTGGGACTGGCGACCGGCGTCATCGCCCATACGACAGCCGCTGCGCTGGGGATCACCGCGATCCTCTATAACTCGGCGCTTGCCTTCCACGTGGTCAAGTACGCGGGAGCGCTGTACCTCTTATACCTGGCTTACCAGGCGATCAAAGAAGGCGGCAGCCCGCTGTCGACGGCGGTGCCTCAGAAGCAGTCCGCATTGCGCCTGTATCGCACCGGCATTTTCATGAACGTCTTGAATCCGAAAGTCTCCCTGTTTTTCCTTGCGTTTTTGCCGCAGTTCATCACGCCGGGCACTGGAGATGAAGCCTTTCAGATGATGATTCTGGGCATTGTCTTCATGGTTCAGACGATCATCCTCTTCTCCACCGTCGCTGTTTTCGCCGGAATGTTCGGACAAAAGCTCTTGAGCAAATCCTCTGTCGGGAAATATGTCAACTACGGCAAGGCAGTCCTGTACGCGGCGATTGGCATCCGAATTGCGTTGTCGGATTCGTAA
- a CDS encoding MoxR family ATPase has product MEQLLVHMEQELVGQRQNVRLLIAALLAGGHVLLEGVPGIGKTKMVRTLSGLIGGESKRVQFTPDMMPSDIIGHVVFNMHHNRFETVKGPVFANLLLADEINRTPPKTQSALLEAMEERQVTIQGVTYPLPEPFFVVATQNPVEYEGTYVLPEAQLDRFLFKLTMQYPSLEHERQILRQHVRSQDSQSVATEPVCSLDDLLSERKRLDEVVVDDTIIDYITTLIRKTRETQRLVLGASSRAGIAVLQASKAWALLDNRMYVTPDDVKMVARPALRHRLVLAPQAEMEGGTSDHIIDETLAAIPVPR; this is encoded by the coding sequence GTGGAGCAATTGCTCGTACATATGGAACAAGAATTGGTGGGCCAGCGGCAAAACGTCCGTCTGCTGATAGCGGCCTTGCTTGCAGGCGGACATGTGCTGCTGGAAGGGGTCCCGGGGATCGGGAAAACGAAGATGGTCCGTACCCTGTCCGGTCTCATCGGGGGGGAAAGCAAGCGCGTCCAGTTTACCCCGGACATGATGCCGAGCGACATCATCGGCCATGTCGTATTCAACATGCACCACAACCGTTTTGAAACAGTCAAGGGCCCGGTATTTGCCAATCTGCTCCTGGCAGACGAGATCAACCGGACACCCCCCAAGACCCAGTCTGCTTTGCTCGAAGCGATGGAGGAGCGGCAGGTCACCATCCAAGGCGTCACGTATCCGCTGCCGGAGCCTTTCTTCGTGGTGGCTACGCAAAACCCGGTCGAGTACGAAGGCACCTACGTCTTGCCGGAAGCGCAGCTGGACCGGTTTTTATTCAAGCTGACCATGCAGTATCCATCCCTCGAGCATGAACGGCAAATTCTCCGGCAGCATGTACGAAGCCAAGACAGCCAAAGTGTCGCGACAGAACCGGTTTGCTCTCTGGACGATCTTCTGAGCGAGCGGAAAAGATTGGACGAAGTCGTGGTGGACGACACGATTATCGATTACATCACCACGCTGATTCGGAAAACGCGAGAGACGCAGCGGCTTGTGCTCGGAGCGAGCTCGCGTGCGGGAATTGCCGTTTTGCAGGCGAGCAAGGCGTGGGCCCTGTTGGACAACCGGATGTACGTGACGCCCGACGATGTGAAAATGGTGGCGCGTCCTGCCCTTCGCCATCGGCTCGTCCTGGCTCCGCAGGCGGAAATGGAGGGGGGCACCAGTGACCACATCATCGATGAAACGTTGGCCGCCATTCCGGTTCCTCGCTGA